The genomic region CCGGTTTCGCCGCCGCTTCGAGCGCGCGCGAAGCGGGCGCTACGTGGCCAGCCCGGCGGCTTTCCTATGTAGCCAGGCCAGAGGCCTTCAATGTGTCGTATGCCGCATTGATCCGACGCATCCGTTCTTCTGCAACGCGCCGGAATTCTTCGCCGAGATGCGTGACCCGGTCCGGATGATT from Candidatus Limnocylindrales bacterium harbors:
- a CDS encoding J domain-containing protein, whose product is GREAPPPDRTAEALSVLGLAPGASAIEIKQAWRRLSKENHPDRVTHLGEEFRRVAEERMRRINAAYDTLKASGLAT